From one Rubrobacter xylanophilus genomic stretch:
- a CDS encoding asparaginase translates to MSLPEIALITTGGTIAARPLPSGEVVVADSGEELLASVPELGGIARVRLVELFNIDSSLMTPPQMLEIARRVRALDRDENLAGFVVAHGTDTMEESAYLVDLLYAGEKPVVFTGAQRNASERDFDGPRNLLDAARVATSPAARNLGAVIAMAGRIDAARDATKVHTTALEAFSSLDRGKLGEIFDGTVRIFRSRPRPANLASLDDIEPNVALVKLAAGTDGTFLRAARESGAAGIVLEALGLGNANPDVVREVERCTASNVPVLVVSRIPLGGVAPVYGAGHDLAKAGALFGGNLSGQKARILLMAALAAHRNGGTPLNELLAPHLRI, encoded by the coding sequence GTGAGCCTCCCGGAGATAGCGCTCATCACCACCGGCGGCACGATCGCCGCCCGTCCCCTCCCCTCGGGGGAGGTCGTGGTCGCGGACTCGGGCGAAGAGCTCCTCGCCTCGGTCCCGGAGCTCGGCGGGATCGCGCGCGTCCGCCTCGTCGAGCTCTTCAACATCGACAGCAGCCTGATGACCCCGCCGCAGATGCTCGAGATCGCGCGCCGGGTGCGCGCCCTCGACCGCGACGAGAACCTCGCCGGCTTCGTCGTCGCCCACGGAACGGACACGATGGAGGAGAGCGCCTACCTGGTCGACCTGCTCTACGCCGGAGAGAAGCCGGTGGTCTTCACCGGGGCCCAGCGCAACGCCTCGGAGAGGGACTTCGACGGCCCCCGCAACCTGCTCGACGCCGCCCGCGTCGCCACAAGCCCCGCCGCCCGCAACCTCGGGGCGGTGATCGCGATGGCCGGCCGCATCGACGCCGCCCGCGACGCCACCAAGGTCCACACCACCGCCCTCGAGGCGTTCTCCTCGCTCGACCGCGGCAAGCTCGGCGAGATCTTCGACGGGACGGTACGCATCTTCCGCTCCCGCCCCCGCCCCGCCAACCTCGCCTCCCTCGACGACATAGAACCCAACGTCGCCCTCGTGAAGCTCGCCGCCGGTACGGACGGCACCTTCCTGCGCGCCGCCCGCGAGTCCGGGGCCGCAGGCATCGTGCTGGAGGCCCTCGGCCTCGGCAACGCCAACCCCGACGTCGTGCGCGAGGTGGAGCGCTGCACCGCCTCCAACGTACCCGTCCTCGTCGTCTCCCGCATCCCGCTCGGCGGTGTCGCCCCGGTCTACGGCGCGGGCCACGACCTGGCGAAGGCCGGCGCTCTCTTCGGCGGAAACCTCAGCGGCCAGAAGGCCCGCATCCTGCTCATGGCCGCCCTCGCAGCGCACAGAAACGGCGGAACGCCACTGAACGAGCTGCTCGCCCCCCACCTGCGGATATAA
- a CDS encoding DUF3830 family protein yields the protein MSDVRITVGPYEFLARWESERCPKTCEAFEKLLPYRQKIIHVRWSGEACWIPLGDYDLGVGFEDATSVPQAGEILFYPGGYSETEILFPYYGTVFKSKLGVIAGNHLLTVTEGHENLRPMGEKVLWEGAQDILFEKA from the coding sequence ATGAGCGACGTCAGGATCACGGTCGGGCCCTACGAGTTCCTCGCCCGCTGGGAGAGCGAGCGGTGCCCGAAGACCTGCGAGGCCTTCGAGAAGCTTTTGCCCTACCGGCAAAAGATCATCCACGTGAGGTGGAGCGGGGAGGCCTGCTGGATCCCCCTCGGGGACTACGACCTCGGGGTGGGCTTCGAGGACGCCACCAGCGTCCCGCAGGCCGGGGAGATCCTCTTCTACCCCGGCGGCTACTCGGAGACCGAGATCCTCTTCCCCTACTACGGGACGGTCTTCAAGAGCAAGCTCGGCGTGATCGCCGGGAACCACCTGCTCACCGTGACCGAGGGGCACGAGAACCTGCGCCCGATGGGAGAGAAGGTCCTCTGGGAGGGCGCGCAGGACATCCTCTTCGAGAAGGCCTGA
- a CDS encoding hydroxypyruvate isomerase family protein, protein MRFCANVSILFREAPFLERFGLARAAGFSAVEFWWPAGEDLGEVEAAVEDAGLTVALFNFDAGDMPAGERGLLSDPDRAGEFRENVPVALELAGRLGCRRLNALVGHRLEGVDREEQLRLARENVAWAADRAAERGVEIMIEAVNTFENGPYLLSRTGEAAAFVRSVGRENVRLQYDYYHMQRMEGNLTATVREHIGMIGHVQVADSPGRGEPGTGEINYRYVLGELERLGYDGYVGLEYNPTTERTEESFAWLPKELRGGDVRAEDLRL, encoded by the coding sequence GTGAGGTTCTGCGCGAACGTTTCCATCCTGTTCAGGGAGGCGCCGTTTCTGGAGCGGTTCGGGCTGGCGCGGGCGGCGGGGTTTTCAGCGGTGGAGTTCTGGTGGCCTGCGGGTGAGGATCTCGGGGAGGTGGAGGCGGCGGTCGAGGATGCGGGGCTTACGGTGGCGCTCTTCAACTTCGACGCCGGGGACATGCCGGCCGGGGAGAGGGGGCTCTTGAGCGACCCGGACCGGGCGGGAGAGTTCCGGGAGAACGTGCCGGTGGCGCTTGAGCTCGCGGGGAGGCTCGGGTGCCGGAGGCTGAACGCGCTGGTCGGGCACCGGCTGGAGGGTGTGGATCGGGAGGAGCAGCTCCGGCTGGCGCGCGAGAACGTGGCGTGGGCGGCGGACAGGGCGGCCGAGCGGGGTGTCGAGATAATGATCGAGGCGGTCAACACCTTCGAGAACGGGCCGTACCTGCTCAGCAGGACCGGGGAGGCGGCGGCGTTCGTCCGGAGCGTGGGCCGGGAGAACGTCAGGCTGCAGTACGACTACTACCACATGCAGCGTATGGAAGGGAACCTCACCGCCACGGTGCGCGAGCACATCGGCATGATCGGGCACGTGCAGGTCGCCGACTCCCCCGGGAGGGGCGAGCCGGGGACCGGGGAGATCAACTACCGCTACGTGCTCGGCGAGCTGGAGCGGCTCGGCTACGACGGCTACGTGGGGCTGGAGTACAACCCGACCACCGAACGTACGGAGGAGAGCTTCGCCTGGCTTCCGAAGGAGCTGCGCGGCGGCGACGTGCGGGCGGAGGACCTCAGGCTCTAG
- the arcC gene encoding carbamate kinase, which produces MERVAVVAVGGNSLIKDESHRAMPYQEEAAAETMRHIAEMISGGWEVVITHGNGPQVGYLLRRSELSRHELHEIPLDYCGADTQGATGYMFKKALHNEFALRGIDKQVAAIVTQTVVDRDDPAFENPTKPVGSFMDEKTAKERAEKEGWTVVEDAGRGWRRVVPSPAPVRIVEAPVIEALLKAGIVVVGAGGGGIPVVEDERGLLHGVAAVIDKDHSSALLANTIGADLFLISTAVERVALNFGKPDERPLSKVTLEEARRYRKEGHFAKGSMEPKISAAISFLERGGREAIITSPENIPSALAGETGTHIVP; this is translated from the coding sequence ATGGAGAGGGTCGCGGTCGTCGCCGTAGGGGGCAACTCGCTCATAAAAGACGAGAGCCACCGGGCGATGCCCTACCAGGAGGAGGCCGCCGCCGAGACCATGCGCCACATCGCCGAGATGATCTCGGGCGGTTGGGAGGTCGTGATCACCCACGGCAACGGGCCCCAGGTGGGCTACCTCTTGCGCCGCTCGGAGCTCTCGCGCCACGAGCTGCACGAGATCCCGCTCGACTACTGCGGCGCGGACACCCAGGGCGCAACCGGCTACATGTTCAAAAAAGCGCTCCACAACGAGTTCGCCCTGCGGGGCATCGACAAGCAGGTCGCGGCGATCGTCACCCAGACGGTCGTCGACCGCGACGATCCGGCCTTCGAGAACCCTACCAAGCCGGTGGGCTCGTTCATGGACGAGAAGACCGCTAAAGAGCGGGCCGAGAAGGAGGGCTGGACGGTCGTCGAGGACGCTGGCCGGGGCTGGAGGAGGGTCGTCCCCTCCCCCGCCCCGGTCAGGATCGTCGAGGCCCCGGTCATAGAGGCGCTCCTTAAAGCGGGCATCGTGGTCGTGGGGGCCGGCGGCGGCGGCATCCCGGTCGTCGAGGACGAGCGGGGGCTGCTGCACGGCGTGGCCGCCGTCATAGACAAGGACCACTCCTCGGCGCTTCTGGCCAACACGATCGGCGCCGATCTCTTCCTGATCTCGACGGCCGTCGAGCGGGTGGCGCTGAACTTCGGCAAGCCCGACGAGCGGCCGCTCTCGAAGGTCACGCTGGAGGAGGCCAGGCGCTACCGCAAGGAGGGCCACTTCGCGAAGGGGAGCATGGAGCCGAAGATCTCCGCCGCCATAAGCTTCCTGGAGCGCGGCGGGAGGGAGGCGATCATCACCAGCCCCGAGAACATCCCCAGCGCCCTCGCCGGCGAGACCGGAACCCACATCGTCCCGTGA
- the pucL gene encoding factor-independent urate hydroxylase, whose product MTDTARRTPGKIVLGHTNYGKSDIRLVKVFRNQERHEIKELRVDVSQEGDFTAAHVEGDNTDLMATDTMRNTVYALARDHLTTSAEAFGIELVRHFLEAAPRANRVSVRMIEYPWERIEAAGRPHEHSFVRGAGERMAEVTGDEAGNFGVEAGIDDLLVLKTTNSGWAGFLRDRFTTLPETDDRILSTVVTSRWSYGGATDLDFDGLWEGIRRRILESFTDHYSPSVQFTLHHMGKAVLESFPEVEWIHFSLPNRHHLLYDLERFGIENEGVVFHADAEPYGLIEGTVERSS is encoded by the coding sequence ATGACCGACACCGCGAGACGGACGCCCGGCAAGATCGTGCTCGGCCACACCAACTACGGCAAGTCCGACATCCGGCTGGTCAAGGTGTTCCGCAACCAGGAGCGGCACGAGATCAAGGAGCTCCGCGTGGACGTCTCCCAGGAAGGGGACTTCACCGCCGCCCACGTGGAGGGGGACAACACCGACCTCATGGCCACCGACACCATGCGCAACACGGTCTATGCGCTCGCCAGGGACCACCTCACCACGAGCGCCGAAGCCTTCGGGATCGAGCTCGTGCGCCACTTCCTCGAGGCCGCCCCCCGGGCGAACCGCGTCAGCGTGAGGATGATCGAGTACCCCTGGGAGCGCATAGAGGCGGCCGGCAGGCCGCACGAGCACTCCTTCGTCCGCGGCGCCGGAGAGCGTATGGCCGAGGTGACGGGCGACGAAGCGGGCAATTTCGGCGTCGAGGCCGGAATAGACGACCTGCTCGTGCTCAAGACCACCAACTCCGGCTGGGCCGGCTTTCTGCGCGACCGGTTCACCACGCTGCCGGAGACGGACGACAGGATCCTCTCGACCGTCGTGACCTCCCGCTGGTCCTACGGCGGCGCCACGGACCTGGACTTCGACGGCCTGTGGGAGGGGATCCGCCGGCGCATCCTGGAGAGCTTCACCGACCACTACAGCCCCTCCGTCCAGTTCACCCTTCACCACATGGGCAAGGCGGTGCTGGAGAGCTTCCCGGAGGTGGAGTGGATCCACTTCTCGCTCCCCAACCGCCACCACCTGCTCTACGATCTCGAGCGCTTCGGTATCGAGAACGAGGGCGTCGTCTTCCACGCCGACGCCGAGCCCTACGGCCTGATCGAGGGCACCGTGGAGAGGTCCTCTTGA
- a CDS encoding SDR family NAD(P)-dependent oxidoreductase produces MLLEGKSAVIYGGGGAIGGAVARAFAREGARVFLAGRTQETLEVVARSIRETGGEVEVAVVDALEERAVDEHAERVAREAGGIDVSFNLITHPSVHGTPMVEMDLEDYAVSVTTAVRTTFLTARAAARHMIRRGSGVILFFGGSGDPMRDYYVGGTQAAFDALESMRRQLGVELGPHGIRTVTLKTGGVPESIPEGVEGREEIVERHIVGPTVLGRAATLQDVGSVAAFVASDRARTMTVATVNISCGALVD; encoded by the coding sequence GTGCTGCTAGAGGGGAAGAGCGCCGTGATCTACGGCGGGGGAGGCGCGATAGGGGGCGCGGTGGCGCGCGCCTTCGCCCGGGAGGGGGCGAGGGTGTTCCTCGCCGGTCGCACGCAGGAGACGCTGGAGGTGGTCGCCCGCAGCATACGGGAAACCGGCGGGGAGGTCGAGGTGGCCGTGGTGGACGCTCTCGAGGAGCGGGCGGTGGACGAGCACGCGGAGCGCGTGGCGCGGGAGGCCGGGGGGATAGACGTGTCTTTCAACCTGATCACGCACCCTTCCGTGCATGGAACCCCGATGGTCGAGATGGACCTCGAGGACTACGCGGTCTCCGTGACAACAGCGGTCAGGACGACCTTCCTGACCGCGCGGGCCGCGGCGCGGCACATGATCCGGCGCGGCTCCGGGGTGATCCTGTTCTTCGGCGGCTCCGGAGATCCCATGCGCGACTACTACGTCGGGGGCACGCAGGCGGCTTTCGACGCCCTGGAGTCCATGCGCCGGCAGCTCGGTGTGGAGCTCGGCCCGCACGGCATCCGGACGGTCACCCTGAAGACCGGCGGCGTGCCGGAGTCGATCCCCGAGGGCGTCGAGGGACGAGAGGAGATCGTCGAGAGGCACATCGTGGGGCCGACCGTGCTGGGCCGCGCCGCTACCCTCCAGGACGTGGGCAGCGTGGCCGCCTTCGTCGCCTCCGACCGGGCCCGGACGATGACGGTGGCGACCGTCAACATCAGCTGCGGCGCCCTCGTCGACTAG
- a CDS encoding allantoinase: protein MAAFDLIVRGGTVVCGDGCKVADVGVADGVVSAVGQELEGGAREEIDARGLHVFPGAIDAHVHFNEPGRTGWEGFASGTRALAAGGTTLGVEMPLNAHPPTTDAESFHLKLAAAERAAFVDFALWGGIVPGKVDRMEELAERGVSGFKAFMSATGTPDFEAADDLTLYEGMREAARLGLPVLVHAENRQITDALSHRAASTLRTTMRDYLDSRPVIAELEAISRAILFTSEVGCSLHIVHVSTGRGVALVAEARSRGIDVTCETCPHYLLLTDEDAERIGAAAKCAPPLRPREELESLWEAVLSGDVSFVTSDHSPCPPEMKAGEDMFRVWGGISGCQSLLAALLTEGHHRRGLPLERVAGLLSGAVARRFGFAGKGGIGEGNDADLVLVDLGESFELREEDLQYRHPISPYVGMRFRGRVVRTLVRGRTVFVDGKVAPEPAGRFVRPRREKGER, encoded by the coding sequence GTGGCGGCCTTCGACCTCATCGTGCGCGGCGGGACGGTGGTGTGTGGCGATGGCTGCAAGGTGGCGGACGTCGGTGTTGCCGACGGCGTCGTCTCCGCCGTAGGCCAGGAGCTCGAGGGCGGCGCCCGCGAGGAGATAGACGCCCGGGGGCTCCACGTCTTCCCCGGCGCGATCGACGCCCACGTCCACTTCAACGAGCCCGGGCGCACCGGCTGGGAGGGCTTCGCGAGCGGGACTCGCGCGCTCGCCGCCGGGGGGACGACCCTCGGCGTGGAGATGCCGCTCAACGCCCATCCCCCCACGACCGACGCAGAGAGCTTCCACCTCAAGCTCGCCGCCGCGGAGAGGGCGGCCTTCGTGGACTTCGCGCTGTGGGGCGGGATCGTGCCGGGGAAGGTCGATCGGATGGAGGAGCTCGCCGAACGCGGGGTCTCAGGGTTCAAGGCGTTCATGTCCGCGACCGGCACCCCGGACTTCGAGGCCGCAGACGATCTCACCCTCTACGAGGGGATGCGCGAGGCCGCACGGCTCGGACTTCCCGTCCTCGTCCACGCGGAGAACCGCCAGATCACCGACGCCCTCTCCCACCGGGCCGCCTCGACTTTGCGCACCACGATGCGCGACTACCTCGACTCCCGACCCGTCATAGCCGAGCTCGAGGCCATAAGCCGTGCGATCCTCTTCACCTCCGAGGTTGGCTGCTCGCTGCACATCGTCCACGTGAGCACCGGGCGCGGGGTCGCGCTCGTCGCCGAGGCCCGCTCGCGCGGGATCGACGTCACCTGCGAAACCTGCCCCCACTACCTCCTCCTCACCGACGAGGACGCCGAGAGGATCGGGGCCGCCGCCAAGTGCGCCCCGCCGCTGCGCCCGCGCGAGGAGCTGGAGTCCCTCTGGGAGGCGGTGCTCTCGGGCGACGTCTCGTTCGTCACCTCCGACCACTCGCCCTGCCCGCCGGAGATGAAGGCCGGGGAGGACATGTTCCGGGTGTGGGGTGGGATCTCCGGCTGCCAGTCGCTGCTCGCGGCGCTCCTCACCGAGGGGCATCACCGGCGGGGACTCCCCCTCGAGAGGGTCGCGGGACTGCTCTCCGGAGCGGTGGCCCGGCGCTTCGGGTTCGCGGGGAAGGGCGGGATCGGGGAGGGGAACGACGCCGACCTCGTGCTCGTGGACCTCGGGGAGAGCTTCGAACTGCGAGAGGAAGACCTCCAGTACCGGCACCCGATCAGCCCGTACGTCGGGATGCGCTTCCGGGGGCGGGTGGTGAGGACCCTCGTGCGCGGGAGGACCGTCTTTGTGGACGGGAAGGTCGCCCCGGAGCCCGCGGGGAGGTTCGTGAGACCACGAAGAGAGAAAGGAGAGAGATGA
- the uraH gene encoding hydroxyisourate hydrolase has translation MSGYLTTHVLDTARGRPARGLRVELFRLAGGEREHLKTLTTNADGRTDEPLLEPERFGRGTYEIVFHVGEYFGGAGFLGEVPVRFAVGEPEEHYHVPLLVSPYSYTTYRGS, from the coding sequence TTGAGCGGCTACCTGACCACCCACGTACTGGATACCGCCCGCGGCCGCCCGGCGCGGGGCCTCAGGGTGGAGCTCTTCCGCCTCGCCGGCGGAGAGCGCGAGCACCTCAAGACCCTCACGACCAACGCCGACGGGCGCACCGACGAGCCGCTCCTGGAGCCGGAGCGCTTCGGGCGCGGCACCTACGAGATCGTCTTCCACGTCGGCGAGTACTTCGGCGGGGCGGGCTTCCTGGGCGAGGTGCCGGTGCGCTTCGCGGTCGGGGAGCCGGAGGAGCACTACCACGTGCCGCTCCTCGTCTCCCCCTACTCGTACACCACCTACCGGGGGAGCTAG
- a CDS encoding aspartate/ornithine carbamoyltransferase family protein, translated as MQKEAVRDAAKLPSIRSLVRAVDFEGRSLHSINDLTNDQIYALFELARALEPFHRSSVDLLRGSVMVTLFFQPSTRTRMSFETAMHRLGGAVVTEANPLVSSSAAKEESLADTMRTISKYANVIVLRHPDDVAAREGASYAEAPVINGGWGDWEHPTQALLDLYTLWRTHGSVEGAKVVVATPDMVHARTGHSMAYGLARLGAEVTLASRKDYRAPEEIIEGLRKVEGARVREVFDLDQDGFNDLISEVDLVYLPGCSAPKGEAAEEFKKMMDEYYVRLETLEKVRESEGRIIRVTHTLPRRPGEMDLRIDDTPHQQYFEAIAYSVAIRMALVAAIVGA; from the coding sequence ATGCAGAAAGAGGCGGTGAGGGACGCGGCGAAGCTGCCCTCCATCCGCTCGCTCGTGCGGGCGGTGGACTTCGAGGGCAGGAGCCTCCACTCCATAAACGACCTGACTAACGACCAGATCTACGCGCTCTTCGAGCTCGCCCGGGCGCTCGAGCCCTTCCACCGCTCCTCGGTGGACCTCCTCCGGGGCAGCGTGATGGTCACGCTCTTCTTCCAGCCGAGCACCCGCACCCGGATGAGCTTCGAGACGGCGATGCACCGGCTCGGCGGGGCGGTGGTGACCGAGGCGAACCCGCTCGTCTCCTCCTCGGCGGCCAAGGAGGAGTCGCTTGCGGACACGATGCGCACGATCTCCAAGTACGCCAACGTGATCGTGCTCCGGCACCCGGACGACGTCGCCGCCCGCGAGGGGGCCTCCTACGCCGAAGCCCCGGTCATAAACGGCGGCTGGGGCGACTGGGAGCATCCCACCCAGGCGCTCCTGGACCTCTACACCCTCTGGCGCACCCACGGCAGCGTCGAGGGGGCGAAGGTCGTCGTCGCCACCCCGGACATGGTCCACGCCCGCACCGGCCACTCGATGGCCTACGGGCTCGCCCGGCTCGGCGCCGAGGTGACGCTCGCCTCCCGCAAAGACTACCGGGCCCCGGAGGAGATCATCGAGGGGCTGCGCAAAGTCGAGGGAGCCAGGGTGCGGGAGGTCTTCGACCTCGACCAGGACGGCTTCAACGACCTGATCTCCGAGGTGGACCTCGTCTACCTGCCGGGCTGCAGCGCCCCCAAGGGCGAGGCCGCCGAGGAGTTCAAGAAGATGATGGACGAGTACTACGTCCGGCTCGAGACGCTGGAGAAGGTCCGGGAGAGCGAGGGGCGCATCATAAGGGTCACCCACACCCTGCCGCGCCGCCCGGGCGAGATGGACCTGCGCATCGACGACACCCCGCACCAGCAGTACTTCGAGGCCATAGCCTACAGCGTCGCGATCCGGATGGCCCTCGTCGCAGCGATCGTGGGAGCGTAG
- a CDS encoding IclR family transcriptional regulator, producing the protein MTSTAANRSSRGEVQSLARALDILELLGRSEGELGVTEIGPAVGLPNGTAHRLLATLTRRGYARQVGESRKYTLGPKALVLASSAREHLGSLARPYLEELMEISQESSNLATLDRNAVVYIEQVPAPRMVRMFTEPGNRVPPHATGTGKVLLAYHDEEVVESAIQQNGLVRFTPHTVTDPRRLRQELATIREQGYAVDSEEMEEGVRCLAAPVFGPDGRILAAMSVSGPAGRLSESRLKELIPHIKRIADEFSRNLQSSG; encoded by the coding sequence TTGACGAGTACGGCTGCTAACAGGTCATCGCGGGGGGAGGTCCAGTCGCTGGCGCGGGCGCTGGACATTCTGGAGCTGCTGGGCCGTTCGGAGGGCGAGCTGGGGGTCACGGAGATCGGACCGGCGGTGGGGCTGCCGAACGGGACGGCGCACCGGCTGCTGGCGACGCTGACCCGGCGGGGTTATGCCCGGCAGGTGGGCGAGAGCCGCAAGTACACGTTGGGGCCGAAGGCGCTGGTTCTGGCCTCCTCGGCCCGGGAGCATTTGGGCTCGCTGGCGCGGCCGTACCTGGAGGAGCTGATGGAGATCAGCCAGGAATCCTCCAACCTGGCCACGCTGGACCGCAACGCGGTGGTCTACATAGAGCAGGTGCCGGCCCCGCGTATGGTCCGGATGTTCACCGAGCCGGGCAACCGGGTCCCCCCCCACGCCACGGGTACGGGCAAGGTGCTCCTGGCCTACCACGACGAGGAGGTGGTGGAATCGGCGATCCAGCAGAACGGCCTGGTCCGCTTCACCCCGCACACCGTCACCGACCCCCGCCGCCTCCGGCAGGAGCTCGCCACCATCCGGGAGCAGGGCTACGCCGTGGACTCCGAAGAGATGGAGGAGGGCGTCCGCTGCCTCGCCGCCCCGGTCTTCGGGCCCGACGGCAGGATCCTGGCCGCCATGAGCGTCTCCGGCCCTGCCGGAAGGCTGAGCGAATCGCGGCTGAAGGAGCTTATCCCGCACATAAAGCGGATCGCCGACGAGTTCTCCCGCAACCTGCAGAGCTCCGGCTGA
- a CDS encoding 2-hydroxy-3-oxopropionate reductase, translating into MPERIGFIGLGIMGWPMAENLVQAGYDLTVHNRTHSKAQRFAEKTGAQLAHSPKEVAESSDVVITMLPDSPDVQSVVAGEGGVLEGIREGALLIDMSTISPVVTRELASEVKKKGASMLDAPVSGGDVGAREGTLSIMVGGEEEDFERARPLFEAMGKTITHVGPSGAGQVVKAANQIVVALSIEAVSEALVLGSRGGVAPEKILDVLSGGLAGNRVMEVKREKFLSRSFEPGFRAELHHKDLGIALAAGREYGVALPVTALVDQMLLSMKKKGWGGEDHSALLRVIEDLSGDGTTE; encoded by the coding sequence ATGCCGGAGAGGATAGGCTTCATAGGGCTCGGGATCATGGGGTGGCCCATGGCCGAAAACCTGGTGCAGGCCGGCTACGACCTCACCGTCCACAACCGCACCCACAGCAAGGCACAGCGGTTCGCAGAGAAGACCGGCGCACAGCTCGCACACAGCCCAAAAGAGGTCGCTGAAAGCAGCGACGTCGTCATCACCATGCTCCCCGACTCCCCCGATGTGCAGAGCGTCGTTGCCGGGGAGGGCGGGGTGCTCGAGGGCATCCGGGAGGGCGCACTCCTCATCGACATGTCCACCATCTCCCCGGTTGTGACCAGGGAGCTCGCCTCGGAGGTAAAGAAAAAGGGCGCCTCGATGCTGGATGCTCCGGTCTCGGGAGGGGACGTGGGGGCCAGGGAGGGGACCCTCTCGATCATGGTCGGAGGAGAGGAGGAGGACTTCGAGCGCGCAAGGCCCCTCTTCGAGGCGATGGGCAAGACCATAACCCACGTCGGTCCCTCGGGGGCCGGGCAGGTCGTCAAGGCTGCGAACCAGATCGTGGTGGCGCTCAGCATAGAGGCGGTCTCCGAGGCGCTGGTGCTCGGCTCAAGAGGCGGGGTTGCGCCGGAGAAGATCCTCGATGTTCTCTCAGGAGGTCTTGCAGGCAACAGGGTCATGGAGGTCAAGCGGGAGAAGTTCCTCTCCCGCTCCTTCGAGCCGGGCTTCCGGGCGGAGCTGCACCACAAGGATCTCGGTATAGCGCTCGCCGCCGGCCGCGAGTACGGGGTGGCGCTCCCGGTCACGGCGCTAGTGGATCAGATGCTTCTCTCGATGAAGAAGAAGGGCTGGGGCGGGGAGGACCACTCGGCGCTCCTCAGGGTGATAGAGGATCTCTCCGGCGACGGGACGACTGAATAG